A genome region from Rhodopseudomonas boonkerdii includes the following:
- a CDS encoding ABC transporter ATP-binding protein — protein MTSAGTPVLKVEGLTRSFGGLVAVNGVDLTIQSGEIIGLLGPNGSGKTTAINLISGVLRPNAGRIMLDGTDIAGWPTFRIAQLGVARTFQLVRVLDGMTCGDNVRAGLAFNRRPRKENGAAVEDLLARVGLANCSARPAAELTYIDRKRLELARALALQPRLLLLDEWLAGLNPSELLIGIALIRSLKEEGLSILMVEHVMEAIRSLCSRCVVMSSGRRIAEGATDAVLNDPSVIEAYLGAPDHA, from the coding sequence ATGACGTCGGCAGGCACGCCCGTTCTCAAGGTCGAAGGCCTCACGCGCAGCTTTGGTGGCCTCGTCGCCGTCAACGGCGTGGACCTCACCATTCAATCCGGCGAGATCATCGGCTTGCTCGGGCCGAACGGATCGGGGAAGACGACGGCAATCAATCTGATCTCCGGCGTGCTGCGTCCCAATGCGGGCCGTATCATGCTCGACGGCACCGATATCGCAGGATGGCCGACTTTCAGGATCGCGCAGCTTGGCGTTGCGCGTACTTTCCAGTTAGTGCGTGTTCTCGATGGCATGACCTGCGGTGACAATGTGAGGGCCGGGCTTGCGTTCAATCGCCGTCCACGCAAGGAGAATGGCGCAGCGGTCGAAGATTTGCTCGCGCGCGTCGGCCTTGCCAATTGCAGCGCGCGTCCGGCTGCCGAACTCACTTACATCGATCGCAAGCGGCTGGAACTGGCGCGTGCGTTGGCATTGCAGCCGCGCCTGCTGTTGCTGGACGAATGGCTCGCTGGCCTCAATCCATCCGAGCTTTTGATCGGTATCGCGCTGATCCGTTCGCTCAAGGAAGAAGGGCTTTCCATCCTGATGGTCGAGCATGTGATGGAAGCTATCCGTTCGCTCTGCAGCCGCTGCGTGGTCATGAGCAGCGGGCGCCGTATCGCGGAAGGTGCCACCGATGCCGTACTGAACGATCCCTCCGTGATCGAGGCCTATCTCGGAGCGCCCGACCATGCTTGA
- a CDS encoding PQQ-dependent sugar dehydrogenase — protein MRQKFPLSAVLLIVTLPLASCNEKSTIASGEDFGPAPKLVEPNKTFLPTVNVSKAVGWQDGAKPKAAEGMVVTAFASGLDHPRTVYTLPNGDVLVAESNAPSKPDSGFSIRGFVMNKVMGYAGARAPSANRITLLRDADGDGVAEMKAPFLEGLSSPFGMVLVGDRFYVANADGIVVFPYNEGDTRITAAATKVMDLPAGLNHHWTKDLIASADGSKLYATVGSNSNIGENGMDIEKDRAAILEIDRVNGTSRLFASGLRNPNGPAWNPQSGALWVVVNERDEIGSDLVPDYMTSVKDGGFYGWPYSYYGQHVDVRVQPQKPELVAKAIVPDYALGAHTASLGLAFNTSELFPENMKNGAFIGQHGSWNRRPQSGYKVIFVPFTDGKPSGKPQDVLTGFLNEKGEAQGRPVGVRLDSKGALLVADDVGNIIWRVAPTGAKAAAL, from the coding sequence ATGCGCCAAAAATTCCCGCTCTCAGCCGTCCTTCTCATCGTGACGCTGCCGCTCGCCAGCTGTAATGAGAAATCGACAATCGCTTCGGGCGAGGACTTCGGACCGGCGCCGAAACTGGTCGAACCTAACAAGACATTCCTGCCGACTGTGAATGTCTCCAAAGCAGTGGGCTGGCAAGACGGGGCCAAGCCAAAAGCGGCGGAGGGGATGGTCGTCACCGCCTTCGCCAGTGGCCTCGATCATCCGCGCACGGTTTACACGCTGCCGAATGGCGATGTGCTGGTGGCTGAGAGCAATGCGCCGTCGAAGCCGGATAGCGGCTTCAGTATTCGCGGCTTCGTGATGAACAAGGTGATGGGTTATGCCGGCGCACGCGCGCCCTCGGCCAATCGTATCACGTTGCTGCGTGATGCTGACGGTGACGGCGTGGCAGAGATGAAGGCGCCGTTCCTGGAAGGGTTGAGTTCGCCTTTCGGTATGGTGCTCGTGGGCGATCGCTTTTATGTCGCTAATGCCGATGGGATTGTCGTTTTCCCGTACAACGAAGGTGACACGCGGATCACCGCAGCGGCGACCAAGGTTATGGACCTGCCGGCGGGCCTTAATCACCACTGGACCAAGGATCTCATCGCCAGCGCCGATGGCAGCAAGCTTTATGCGACCGTCGGATCGAACAGCAATATCGGCGAGAACGGCATGGACATCGAAAAAGATCGCGCTGCGATCCTCGAGATCGATCGCGTCAACGGCACGTCGCGGCTGTTCGCATCGGGCTTGCGCAATCCGAATGGCCCTGCGTGGAATCCGCAGAGCGGCGCATTATGGGTGGTCGTCAATGAACGTGACGAGATCGGCAGCGATCTCGTGCCGGATTACATGACCTCGGTGAAGGATGGCGGCTTTTACGGCTGGCCTTACAGCTATTACGGCCAGCACGTGGACGTCCGCGTTCAACCGCAGAAGCCGGAACTCGTCGCGAAGGCAATTGTCCCGGACTATGCGCTCGGCGCGCATACGGCTTCGCTAGGCCTTGCTTTCAACACCAGTGAACTGTTTCCGGAGAACATGAAGAACGGTGCTTTCATCGGTCAGCACGGTTCGTGGAATCGTAGGCCGCAGAGCGGCTATAAGGTGATCTTCGTGCCGTTCACCGACGGCAAGCCATCGGGCAAGCCGCAGGATGTATTGACTGGTTTCCTGAACGAGAAGGGCGAAGCACAGGGGCGGCCGGTCGGTGTGCGGCTCGACAGCAAGGGTGCGCTGCTGGTGGCGGATGACGTCGGCAATATAATCTGGCGCGTCGCGCCGACGGGCGCGAAGGCGGCGGCGTTGTGA
- a CDS encoding ABC transporter ATP-binding protein, which translates to MLEVSGINVSFGQHRALNDAALAASRGEIVVILGANGAGKSSLLKAIAGLVECGPGKQVTLDGQDLSSLPPHRIVESGLALVPEGRGVFGELTVAENLMLGANPERARSVEAEQREKVLTLFPRLGERLKQVVRTMSGGEQQMVAIGRALMSNPEMLLLDEPSLGLSPLLVKELFAAIGRIRETGMGLLMVEQNARESLRIADRGYVIANGKVSGSRSAVELQSDDSVRRAYLGGLA; encoded by the coding sequence ATGCTTGAGGTCTCCGGCATCAATGTCAGTTTCGGGCAGCATCGCGCGCTCAACGATGCTGCGCTAGCGGCTTCGCGCGGGGAGATCGTGGTCATTCTCGGCGCCAACGGCGCTGGCAAGTCGTCGCTGCTGAAAGCGATTGCGGGCCTCGTCGAATGTGGTCCGGGCAAGCAGGTGACGCTGGACGGACAGGATCTGTCTTCGCTGCCTCCGCATCGGATTGTCGAGAGCGGGTTGGCGCTGGTACCTGAGGGTCGTGGCGTGTTCGGGGAACTGACGGTCGCCGAGAATCTAATGCTTGGCGCCAATCCGGAGCGGGCGCGTTCCGTCGAGGCGGAGCAGCGTGAGAAAGTTCTGACGCTGTTCCCGCGGCTCGGCGAACGGCTGAAGCAGGTGGTGCGCACCATGAGCGGCGGCGAGCAGCAGATGGTCGCGATTGGCCGCGCGCTGATGTCGAATCCGGAAATGCTGTTACTGGACGAGCCTTCGCTCGGTCTTTCACCGCTGTTGGTGAAGGAGCTTTTCGCCGCGATCGGCCGTATTCGCGAGACCGGCATGGGGTTGCTGATGGTCGAGCAGAATGCGCGCGAAAGTCTGCGCATCGCCGATCGCGGCTATGTCATCGCCAATGGCAAGGTCTCCGGCAGCCGCTCCGCCGTTGAGCTGCAATCCGACGATTCCGTGCGTCGCGCCTATCTCGGCGGTCTCGCCTAG
- the garD gene encoding galactarate dehydratase, translating into MNEAMPSPTAADAYAPRTIKLNAHDNVAIVVNDFGLPAGTRFPDGITLRKFVPQGHKLALTEIAKDQPIIRYGEIIGYAIDTIAAGDWVEEARIHMPDAPELDRLDIATAIPAAQEPLTGYTFEGFRNPDGSVGVKNILAISTSVQCVAGTLEFAIKKIKAELLPRYSNVDDVVAVTHGYGCGVAINAPDAYIPIRTLQNIAQNPNFGGEVMVVGLGCEKLAPERLLPTNDSANMMRLQDEGNQSFGDMVDTIYTMADARLKVLNNRKRETVPASELVIGLQCGGSDAFSGVTANPALGFASDLLVRAGATVMFSEVTEVRDAIELLTRRAVNEDVGRALVREMDWYDSYLARGGADRSANTTPGNKKGGLANIVEKSLGSIVKSGSSAISGVIGPGERATTKGLLFAATPASDFICGTLQLAAGMQMQIFTTGRGTPYGLAQAPVIKVSTRTELAKRWADLIDFDAGRIASGEMTIEEAGWELFQLILDVASGRKQVWADKWGLHNDLVLFNPAPVT; encoded by the coding sequence ATGAACGAGGCGATGCCCTCCCCGACGGCAGCTGACGCATATGCGCCGCGCACCATCAAATTGAATGCGCATGACAATGTCGCGATCGTGGTAAATGATTTCGGACTTCCGGCTGGAACCCGGTTCCCTGATGGGATCACGCTGAGAAAATTTGTTCCACAAGGCCACAAGCTCGCACTCACCGAGATCGCGAAGGATCAACCGATCATCCGTTACGGAGAGATCATCGGTTACGCGATCGACACGATCGCCGCAGGCGACTGGGTCGAGGAAGCGCGCATCCATATGCCCGATGCGCCTGAACTCGATCGCCTCGATATCGCCACCGCAATTCCTGCCGCGCAGGAGCCGTTGACCGGCTACACGTTCGAAGGCTTCCGCAATCCCGACGGTTCTGTCGGCGTGAAGAACATTCTCGCCATCAGCACGTCCGTGCAATGTGTCGCCGGAACGCTCGAATTCGCGATCAAGAAGATCAAAGCCGAGCTGTTGCCGCGCTACTCAAATGTCGACGACGTCGTTGCTGTCACCCATGGCTATGGTTGCGGCGTCGCCATCAACGCGCCGGACGCCTATATCCCGATCCGCACGCTGCAGAACATCGCGCAGAATCCGAATTTCGGCGGCGAAGTGATGGTGGTCGGCCTCGGCTGCGAGAAACTCGCGCCGGAGCGACTGCTGCCGACCAATGATTCCGCCAACATGATGCGCCTGCAGGACGAAGGCAATCAGAGCTTTGGCGACATGGTGGACACCATCTACACCATGGCTGATGCGCGCCTGAAGGTGCTGAACAATCGCAAGCGCGAAACCGTGCCGGCATCAGAATTGGTGATCGGTCTGCAATGCGGCGGCAGCGACGCATTTTCCGGCGTCACGGCAAATCCCGCGCTCGGTTTCGCCAGCGATCTGTTGGTGCGGGCCGGCGCGACGGTGATGTTCTCCGAAGTCACCGAAGTGCGCGACGCCATCGAATTGCTGACACGCCGGGCTGTGAACGAGGATGTCGGTCGCGCGCTGGTGCGCGAGATGGACTGGTATGATTCATATCTGGCCCGCGGCGGCGCCGACCGCAGCGCCAATACGACCCCGGGCAATAAAAAAGGCGGCCTCGCAAACATCGTCGAGAAATCACTCGGCTCCATCGTGAAGTCCGGATCGTCGGCGATATCAGGCGTAATCGGGCCCGGCGAACGCGCGACCACGAAGGGTCTGCTATTTGCCGCAACACCTGCGAGCGATTTCATCTGCGGTACATTGCAACTCGCCGCAGGCATGCAGATGCAGATCTTCACCACCGGCCGCGGCACACCATACGGCCTCGCGCAGGCGCCGGTTATCAAGGTGTCCACGCGGACCGAACTCGCAAAGCGTTGGGCGGACCTGATCGACTTCGACGCCGGCCGCATCGCGTCAGGCGAAATGACCATCGAGGAAGCCGGCTGGGAGCTGTTCCAGCTGATCCTCGATGTGGCCAGCGGCCGCAAACAGGTGTGGGCGGATAAATGGGGGCTGCACAACGATCTGGTGCTGTTCAATCCTGCTCCGGTGACGTGA
- a CDS encoding 2'-deoxycytidine 5'-triphosphate deaminase has protein sequence MPFTLAPDADGILPDSMIEAMAEAGLILPEYDFVESQIQPASLDLRLGPIAYRVRASFLPGPKVTVAERIDELKLHEIDLSEGAVLETNCVYIVPLLESLALPPHIFASANPKSSTGRLDVFTRVIADGTRRFDVIGAGYHGPLYAEISPKTFPVLLREGSRLSQVRFRVGDAVLDTEALEDLHAQEPLVDIDDADLTNGLAVSVDLSGENASGFVGYRAKRHTGVVDVDRRGGYAVEDFWEPIHARPDRTLILDPGEFYILASKEAVQVPPDYAAEMVPFDPLVGEFRVHYAGFFDPGFGHDGAGGKGSRAVLEVRSREVPFILEHGQIVGRLVYERMLDRPDSLYGQRIGSNYQGQNLKLSKHFKV, from the coding sequence GTGCCGTTCACCCTCGCCCCCGATGCCGATGGAATCCTGCCCGACAGCATGATCGAGGCAATGGCTGAGGCCGGGCTGATCCTGCCCGAATACGACTTCGTCGAAAGCCAGATCCAGCCCGCCAGCCTCGATCTCCGCCTCGGCCCGATTGCCTATCGCGTCCGTGCCAGCTTCCTGCCGGGGCCGAAGGTCACGGTCGCCGAGCGTATCGACGAACTCAAGCTGCATGAGATCGATCTGTCCGAAGGCGCGGTGCTTGAGACAAATTGCGTCTACATCGTGCCGCTGCTGGAAAGCCTCGCGCTGCCGCCGCATATCTTCGCATCTGCCAATCCGAAGAGCTCCACCGGCCGGCTCGACGTCTTCACCCGCGTCATCGCCGATGGCACGCGCCGCTTCGATGTGATCGGCGCGGGCTATCACGGCCCGCTCTATGCCGAGATCAGCCCCAAGACCTTCCCGGTGCTGCTGCGCGAAGGTTCGCGATTGTCACAGGTGCGCTTCCGCGTCGGTGATGCCGTGCTCGACACCGAGGCGCTGGAAGACCTGCATGCACAGGAGCCTCTGGTTGATATCGACGATGCCGATCTGACCAACGGCCTCGCGGTCTCCGTCGATCTCTCCGGCGAGAATGCTTCCGGCTTCGTCGGGTATCGCGCCAAGCGACACACCGGTGTGGTCGATGTGGATCGCCGCGGCGGCTATGCGGTGGAGGATTTCTGGGAGCCGATCCATGCGCGCCCGGATCGCACGCTGATCCTCGATCCCGGCGAGTTCTACATTCTCGCCTCCAAGGAAGCCGTGCAGGTGCCGCCGGACTACGCGGCGGAGATGGTGCCGTTCGATCCGCTGGTCGGCGAATTTCGCGTGCATTACGCCGGCTTCTTCGATCCCGGCTTCGGCCATGACGGCGCCGGCGGCAAGGGATCGCGCGCGGTGCTCGAAGTGCGTTCGCGCGAAGTACCGTTCATTCTCGAGCACGGCCAGATCGTCGGCCGCCTCGTCTATGAGCGCATGCTGGATCGGCCGGACTCACTCTACGGCCAGCGCATCGGCTCGAATTATCAGGGCCAGAACCTGAAACTGTCGAAGCACTTCAAGGTCTGA
- a CDS encoding outer membrane protein, with translation MKKYLLSTAAVAMVALAAPASAADLAARPYTKAPAYQAPATPIYNWTGFYIGGHIGGGFPGEDNVLAGSRDGTFLGGVQGGYDLQFAPNWVLGLEASYSFLSTNSNIDNRGLGSVTGRLGYAWGPTLLYAKGGYAWADTRFSNGFGGDGGRDGYTVGGGLEYLFTQNWSGKIEYQYYDFGTVNFIAPGGFGSFKNDQHSIKAGLNYRFNLGNLGGGFVQ, from the coding sequence ATGAAGAAGTATCTGCTTTCGACCGCAGCCGTTGCCATGGTCGCGCTGGCTGCTCCGGCATCGGCCGCCGATCTGGCAGCTCGTCCGTACACCAAGGCTCCGGCCTATCAGGCTCCGGCTACGCCGATCTACAACTGGACCGGTTTCTACATCGGTGGTCACATCGGCGGTGGCTTCCCGGGCGAAGACAACGTGCTCGCTGGCAGCCGTGACGGCACGTTCCTCGGCGGTGTCCAGGGCGGTTACGACCTGCAGTTCGCGCCGAATTGGGTGCTTGGTCTCGAAGCCAGCTACAGCTTCCTTTCGACCAACAGCAACATCGACAATCGTGGCCTCGGTTCGGTGACCGGCCGCCTCGGCTACGCCTGGGGCCCGACCCTGCTGTACGCCAAGGGCGGTTACGCCTGGGCTGACACCCGCTTCTCGAACGGTTTCGGCGGTGACGGTGGTCGCGATGGTTACACCGTCGGTGGCGGTCTCGAATACCTGTTCACTCAGAACTGGTCGGGCAAGATCGAATATCAGTATTACGACTTCGGCACCGTCAACTTCATCGCGCCGGGCGGCTTCGGCAGCTTCAAGAACGACCAGCATTCGATCAAGGCCGGTCTGAACTACCGCTTCAACCTCGGCAATCTGGGCGGCGGTTTCGTTCAGTAA
- a CDS encoding branched-chain amino acid ABC transporter permease, producing MTASPFLIGGVGLAIVAGLACLPLLVDAYHLALGITLLQFTVLATAWGMFSGPTRYVSLATTAFFGVGAYTVAVLGEQMAWPLVLAVAALIGAATSAIVGLSTLRLSGVHFVIFTFGLAELVRQLVVWFEVNKSRVLGRYIFLDISQQDIYWQLLVLAVIVFATGWLIARSRLGFALRIIGEDETVARHCGINVTFAKVALFVISAVFMTLVGAIMAPRWTYIEPSIAFNATISFEVVIMALLGGAHRFWGPALGAVPLTLLFEFLAARFPSTSTLIMGVVFLLIVYALPAGVVGLIDRIRMPRRDSLVKGSNA from the coding sequence GTGACCGCATCTCCGTTCCTGATCGGAGGCGTCGGTCTCGCCATCGTCGCCGGCCTTGCCTGCCTGCCGTTGCTTGTCGATGCCTATCATCTCGCGCTCGGCATCACGCTGCTGCAATTCACGGTGCTCGCCACCGCCTGGGGCATGTTTTCCGGCCCGACACGCTACGTCTCACTGGCGACGACGGCGTTCTTCGGCGTCGGTGCGTATACGGTGGCGGTGCTCGGGGAGCAGATGGCATGGCCGCTGGTGCTGGCTGTAGCGGCGCTGATCGGCGCGGCGACGTCGGCTATCGTCGGCCTCTCGACCCTGCGGCTGAGCGGCGTACATTTCGTGATCTTCACCTTCGGCCTGGCCGAGCTGGTGCGCCAGCTCGTAGTTTGGTTCGAGGTCAACAAGAGCCGTGTGCTCGGCCGCTATATTTTCCTCGATATCAGCCAACAGGACATCTACTGGCAGTTGCTGGTGCTGGCGGTCATCGTGTTCGCGACAGGTTGGCTGATCGCAAGGTCGCGCCTCGGTTTCGCGCTCCGTATCATCGGCGAGGATGAGACGGTCGCCCGGCATTGCGGCATCAATGTCACCTTTGCCAAGGTCGCGCTGTTCGTCATCTCGGCGGTGTTCATGACGCTGGTCGGCGCGATCATGGCGCCGCGCTGGACCTATATCGAGCCATCCATCGCCTTCAACGCGACGATTTCGTTTGAAGTCGTGATCATGGCGTTGCTCGGCGGCGCGCACCGGTTCTGGGGGCCGGCGCTGGGGGCCGTTCCGCTCACATTGCTGTTTGAATTCCTGGCGGCGCGCTTCCCCAGCACGTCCACGTTGATCATGGGCGTGGTGTTCCTGCTTATCGTCTATGCCTTGCCGGCCGGTGTCGTCGGCCTCATCGACAGGATCAGGATGCCCCGGCGTGACTCCCTCGTGAAAGGGAGCAACGCATGA
- a CDS encoding aldehyde dehydrogenase, whose amino-acid sequence MNIINLLIENEDVQATGGATFDRLNPITGAVASRAAAATIADAKRAADAAAAAFPAWSATGPAMRRAILLKAADTLASRASEFIALMAAETGATAAWAGFNVHLATGMLREAAAMTTQISGEVIPSDKPGCISMAVRQPAGVVLSIAPWNAPVILGARAVALPLACGNPVILKASEICPGTHRLIAECLREAGLPPGVMNVITNAPEDAPALIEALVAHPAVRRINFTGSTRVGRLIAQTAATHLKPVLLELGGKAPLVVLEDADLDAAVAASAFGAFMNQGQICMSTERLVVDRKVAEPFVAKLAVKAEQLVAGDPRRGNAPLGSLIDASAADRMQALIKDAVSKGARVVAGGRVEGTLMSATVLDHVTSSMRIYGEESFGPIVTVVRVDGVDEAVRVANDTEYGLSAAVFGRDIAGALAVAKRIESGICHVNGATVHDEAQMPFGGTKSSGYGRFGGKAGIAEFTELRWITIETGPQAYPI is encoded by the coding sequence ATGAACATCATCAACCTCCTGATCGAGAACGAAGACGTGCAAGCGACAGGCGGCGCGACCTTCGACCGCCTCAATCCGATCACCGGTGCCGTCGCCTCGCGTGCAGCTGCCGCAACGATCGCAGATGCCAAGCGCGCCGCGGATGCGGCTGCGGCGGCTTTCCCCGCTTGGTCGGCGACCGGCCCGGCAATGCGCCGTGCCATCCTGCTGAAGGCCGCCGACACCCTGGCGAGCCGGGCGTCCGAATTCATCGCGCTGATGGCCGCCGAAACAGGGGCAACGGCCGCATGGGCCGGCTTCAACGTGCATCTCGCCACGGGCATGTTGCGCGAAGCGGCGGCGATGACGACGCAGATCTCGGGCGAGGTGATTCCGTCGGACAAGCCCGGCTGTATTTCGATGGCGGTCCGCCAGCCGGCCGGTGTTGTGCTCAGCATCGCCCCCTGGAATGCACCGGTCATTCTTGGCGCACGCGCGGTTGCCCTGCCGCTCGCCTGCGGGAACCCCGTCATCTTGAAGGCCTCGGAAATCTGCCCAGGGACGCATCGCTTGATCGCCGAATGTCTCCGCGAGGCGGGCTTGCCGCCTGGCGTGATGAATGTGATCACCAATGCACCGGAAGATGCGCCGGCGCTGATCGAGGCGTTGGTCGCACATCCTGCCGTGCGCCGGATCAATTTCACGGGGTCGACGCGCGTCGGTCGGCTCATTGCGCAGACGGCGGCGACACATCTCAAGCCCGTGCTGCTCGAACTCGGCGGCAAGGCGCCGCTGGTCGTGCTGGAGGATGCCGATCTTGATGCGGCCGTCGCCGCTTCGGCATTCGGCGCGTTCATGAATCAGGGGCAGATCTGCATGTCCACCGAACGTCTCGTCGTCGATCGCAAGGTCGCCGAGCCGTTTGTTGCCAAGCTTGCTGTCAAAGCCGAGCAGCTCGTGGCCGGCGATCCGCGCCGGGGCAATGCGCCGCTGGGCTCGTTGATCGACGCCAGCGCTGCCGACCGCATGCAGGCGCTGATCAAGGATGCCGTGAGCAAGGGCGCGCGGGTTGTTGCTGGCGGGCGCGTGGAGGGCACTTTGATGTCCGCGACGGTGCTCGACCACGTCACGTCGTCGATGCGGATCTATGGCGAGGAATCGTTCGGTCCGATTGTCACCGTGGTCCGGGTGGACGGTGTCGATGAAGCCGTAAGGGTGGCCAACGATACCGAATATGGGTTGTCGGCCGCTGTGTTCGGACGCGACATCGCCGGCGCGCTGGCTGTGGCGAAGCGGATCGAATCCGGCATCTGTCACGTCAACGGCGCCACGGTGCACGACGAGGCGCAGATGCCATTCGGTGGCACCAAGTCGTCGGGTTATGGCCGCTTCGGCGGTAAAGCGGGGATCGCTGAGTTCACGGAACTGCGCTGGATCACCATCGAGACCGGTCCGCAGGCGTATCCGATTTGA
- a CDS encoding MATE family efflux transporter yields the protein MSEIALAERPLVDGEKQPLPELTAPARNPLLDHAILPTLLRLAWPNVVALSAGTIVVIFETTYIGRLGTEALAAMALVFPFVMLTMTMSGGAMGGGVSSAIARALGAGDRERADTLAGHALLIAICFGLTFTVAMLSFGSALLQLLGGRGNVLNQALAYITIFFAGGVIPWLMNTFAAILRGTGNMKVPSAMQTTSAGLQIVLGGTLGLGLGPIPQFGMAGVAAGTLTAFSVGTGVMAWYVFSGRARVRPMLKGFRIRRDMFLDILKVGAIACFNPLQGVLTLLIFTHMLAHYGTEVLAGYGIGARLEFMLTTLAFAVGIASVPAVGMAIGAGRIDRARRIAWTGCALAFVVVGLLGTLIAIFPHVWVNLFTSDPGVREASRTYLATCAPMYAFLGLATVSYFSSQGAAKVLGPVLAQTARLGFVCTGGWYLLSIDAAATSFFWLAAASMVLLGLLSVLSVMLTRWGPKSGPVPEVRPVLL from the coding sequence ATGTCCGAGATCGCGCTTGCCGAACGCCCGCTGGTCGATGGCGAGAAACAACCGCTCCCCGAACTGACTGCTCCCGCCCGGAACCCGCTGCTCGATCACGCGATCCTCCCAACACTGCTGCGCCTCGCCTGGCCGAATGTCGTCGCGCTCTCGGCCGGCACGATCGTCGTCATCTTCGAGACCACCTATATCGGCCGCCTTGGCACCGAGGCGCTGGCAGCGATGGCGCTGGTATTTCCCTTTGTAATGCTGACCATGACCATGTCCGGCGGCGCCATGGGCGGCGGCGTGTCCTCGGCCATCGCACGCGCCCTCGGCGCCGGCGACCGGGAACGTGCCGATACGCTGGCGGGCCACGCATTGCTGATCGCCATCTGCTTCGGCCTCACTTTCACCGTCGCGATGCTGAGCTTTGGCTCCGCACTGCTGCAACTGCTCGGCGGCCGGGGCAATGTGTTGAATCAGGCCCTCGCCTACATCACCATTTTCTTTGCCGGCGGCGTCATTCCGTGGCTGATGAACACCTTTGCGGCCATCCTGCGCGGCACCGGCAATATGAAAGTGCCCTCCGCCATGCAGACCACATCGGCAGGACTGCAAATCGTGCTTGGCGGCACGCTCGGCCTCGGCCTGGGCCCGATTCCACAATTCGGCATGGCCGGCGTGGCAGCGGGAACGCTCACCGCATTCTCCGTCGGCACCGGCGTCATGGCCTGGTATGTCTTCTCCGGCCGCGCGCGGGTGCGGCCCATGCTGAAAGGCTTTCGGATTCGGCGCGACATGTTTCTCGACATCCTCAAGGTCGGCGCCATCGCATGTTTCAATCCCCTGCAAGGCGTGCTGACCCTTCTGATATTCACGCATATGCTGGCGCATTACGGCACCGAGGTACTGGCGGGCTACGGCATCGGCGCAAGGCTTGAGTTCATGCTGACGACGCTCGCTTTTGCAGTGGGCATCGCCTCGGTGCCCGCCGTCGGCATGGCGATCGGCGCTGGCCGCATCGACCGTGCGCGGCGCATTGCCTGGACCGGCTGCGCCTTGGCTTTCGTGGTCGTCGGCCTGCTCGGCACGCTGATCGCGATCTTTCCGCATGTGTGGGTCAATCTGTTCACCAGTGACCCCGGGGTGCGCGAGGCGAGCCGGACCTATCTCGCCACCTGTGCCCCCATGTACGCCTTTCTCGGCCTCGCCACGGTGAGTTACTTCTCATCGCAGGGCGCCGCGAAAGTGCTCGGCCCCGTGCTGGCGCAGACGGCGCGGCTCGGTTTCGTCTGCACCGGGGGCTGGTACTTGCTGTCCATCGATGCCGCGGCCACCAGCTTCTTCTGGCTCGCCGCCGCGTCCATGGTGCTGCTCGGCCTGCTCTCCGTGCTCAGCGTGATGCTGACGCGCTGGGGGCCGAAATCCGGGCCGGTGCCCGAGGTTCGGCCTGTGCTGTTGTGA
- a CDS encoding methylated-DNA--[protein]-cysteine S-methyltransferase gives MAGLGYTTFDTSVGRCGIAWSQAGIVGVRLPEVRELETCRRLLQQYPDAREWRPPTDVQYAIEGIVALLNGKTVDLSDIVLDTFDIPEFNCRVYDAIRRIPRGETRTYAEIAIHLYVSGAINAVSNAVARNPFAIIVPCHRALAAPGQTSGFAGNAGIVTRSRLLSIEGALSGRGTNLFDALLSGSPPSHEA, from the coding sequence ATGGCAGGGCTGGGATACACGACTTTCGATACGTCGGTAGGCCGGTGCGGTATCGCATGGAGCCAGGCCGGGATCGTCGGCGTCCGGTTGCCGGAGGTACGGGAGCTGGAGACGTGCCGGCGCCTGTTGCAGCAATATCCCGATGCGCGCGAATGGCGACCGCCGACCGATGTGCAATATGCCATTGAGGGCATCGTGGCGCTGCTCAATGGCAAAACCGTCGATCTCTCCGACATCGTGCTCGACACATTTGACATCCCGGAATTCAATTGCCGGGTCTATGATGCAATCCGACGGATCCCTCGCGGCGAAACGCGCACCTATGCGGAGATAGCGATCCACCTTTACGTGAGCGGTGCGATCAATGCTGTGTCCAATGCCGTCGCGCGCAATCCGTTTGCGATCATTGTGCCTTGCCATCGCGCGCTGGCGGCGCCGGGGCAGACCTCAGGCTTCGCGGGCAATGCGGGGATCGTCACCAGATCCCGGCTGTTGTCGATAGAGGGTGCGTTGTCGGGACGGGGCACCAATCTGTTCGACGCGTTGCTCTCGGGTTCTCCACCGTCGCATGAAGCGTGA